Proteins encoded within one genomic window of Mesorhizobium sp. AR10:
- a CDS encoding efflux RND transporter periplasmic adaptor subunit translates to MSRNATPSARPSSLPSLSSFPACAVLGLAATTLFLSGCQKQEAADKKLPVMVRTETVAVADYAPRTSLTGVIAARTLNNLSFRVGGRVAERLVDVGQHVDKDAILARIDPQEQESDLRSAQADLDAAQAQLTQAKAAFERQKTLLGQGFTTMRDYDAADQVLKVAQGSVDAAESALANAQEDLSFTELKAGAAGVVTARQVEAGQVVQAAQTVFTVAEDGDRDAVFNVQETLVARTPEAPAVTITLLSDPQVKAVGKVREIAPVVDPASGSIRVKVAIPDTPAGMPLGAAVIGSASARPSKAVILPWQALTSSGGKPAVWVVDASTKAVATTLVNVLAFDSGIVVIDKGLEAGMLVVTAGGQLLSPGTTVEISGAAQ, encoded by the coding sequence ATGAGCAGGAACGCGACGCCGTCCGCCCGACCGTCATCGCTTCCCAGTCTTTCGTCTTTTCCGGCCTGCGCAGTCCTCGGCCTTGCGGCGACGACGCTTTTCCTGAGCGGCTGCCAGAAGCAGGAGGCAGCCGACAAGAAATTGCCGGTCATGGTGCGCACAGAAACCGTGGCGGTGGCCGATTATGCGCCAAGGACTTCGCTGACCGGGGTGATCGCCGCTCGCACGCTGAACAATCTGTCGTTCCGCGTCGGCGGCCGCGTCGCCGAACGGCTTGTCGATGTCGGCCAGCATGTCGACAAGGACGCCATTCTTGCCCGCATCGATCCGCAGGAGCAGGAATCCGATCTGCGCTCGGCGCAGGCCGACCTCGATGCGGCGCAGGCGCAACTGACCCAGGCCAAGGCGGCCTTCGAACGGCAGAAGACGCTGCTTGGCCAAGGGTTCACCACCATGCGCGACTATGATGCGGCCGATCAGGTGTTGAAGGTGGCGCAAGGCAGTGTCGACGCCGCTGAAAGCGCCCTGGCCAATGCCCAGGAAGATCTGTCCTTCACCGAGCTCAAGGCCGGCGCCGCAGGTGTTGTCACCGCTCGCCAGGTCGAAGCTGGACAGGTGGTGCAGGCGGCACAGACCGTCTTCACCGTCGCCGAGGACGGTGATCGCGACGCGGTCTTCAATGTGCAGGAAACCCTGGTCGCCAGAACGCCAGAAGCGCCTGCGGTGACGATCACGCTGTTGTCCGACCCGCAGGTCAAGGCGGTGGGCAAGGTGCGCGAAATTGCGCCGGTGGTCGATCCGGCTTCGGGTTCGATCCGGGTCAAGGTCGCCATTCCCGACACGCCCGCCGGCATGCCGCTGGGTGCGGCCGTCATCGGCTCGGCCAGCGCCAGGCCGTCGAAAGCCGTCATCCTGCCCTGGCAGGCGCTGACCTCCAGTGGCGGCAAGCCCGCCGTCTGGGTGGTCGATGCATCGACCAAGGCGGTGGCAACGACACTGGTCAATGTGCTTGCCTTCGATTCCGGCATCGTCGTCATCGACAAGGGGCTGGAGGCCGGCATGCTCGTCGTCACTGCCGGCGGCCAGTTGCTCAGCCCCGGTACGACGGTCGAGATATCAGGAGCGGCACAATGA
- a CDS encoding efflux RND transporter periplasmic adaptor subunit, with protein MRPLPRIPALLALSLLAACSQSDEKPPEIIRPVLSMVVEPQTSQTFGFAGSVEPQFSADLAFRLLGRVVARDVNVGDIIAKGTTIAALDPTALELAVQAAKAELSNAEAQFANAAASEERQRQLLAAANASQAVFDAAQQARKAAEAGVERAKAALAKSQEQLGYTRLFSDFDGVVTAVGAEVGQTVSPGQTIVTVARSGLRDAVVDIPDRLTGDLAVGTPFEIILQSLPSIQTQAKLRELAPQADSSTRTRRVRLTLTDPPQAFRLGSTVTATRVAKVAPTIELPLSALLQKNGGDKVWIVDEQTSSVSTRDITIASKGAASFTITEGLEAGMRVVTAGVHSLVEGQKVRILQGGAT; from the coding sequence ATGAGGCCGTTGCCGCGCATCCCAGCCCTGCTTGCCCTTTCGCTGCTCGCCGCCTGCTCGCAATCGGACGAAAAGCCGCCCGAGATCATCCGGCCGGTGCTGTCCATGGTGGTCGAGCCGCAAACCAGCCAGACATTCGGCTTTGCCGGCTCGGTCGAGCCGCAATTCAGCGCCGACCTCGCCTTTCGCCTGCTCGGCCGGGTTGTCGCCCGCGACGTCAATGTCGGCGACATCATCGCCAAGGGAACGACAATCGCCGCGCTCGATCCGACGGCGCTGGAACTTGCCGTCCAGGCGGCCAAGGCGGAACTCTCCAATGCCGAGGCGCAATTCGCCAATGCCGCCGCCAGCGAGGAACGCCAGCGCCAGCTGCTCGCCGCCGCCAACGCCTCGCAAGCTGTCTTCGATGCCGCGCAGCAAGCCAGGAAGGCGGCAGAAGCCGGTGTCGAACGGGCCAAGGCCGCGCTTGCCAAGTCGCAGGAGCAGCTCGGCTATACCAGATTGTTCTCGGATTTCGACGGGGTCGTAACCGCTGTCGGCGCCGAAGTCGGCCAAACGGTTTCGCCCGGCCAGACCATCGTCACCGTGGCGCGCTCGGGTCTGCGCGATGCGGTCGTCGATATTCCCGACCGGCTGACCGGCGACCTTGCGGTCGGCACGCCCTTCGAGATCATCCTGCAATCACTGCCATCGATCCAAACCCAGGCCAAGCTGCGCGAGCTCGCGCCGCAGGCTGACAGTTCGACCCGCACCCGCCGCGTCCGGCTGACGCTCACCGACCCGCCGCAGGCTTTCCGGCTCGGCTCGACGGTCACGGCGACACGGGTGGCGAAGGTGGCTCCGACGATCGAGTTGCCGCTGTCGGCGCTGCTGCAGAAGAATGGCGGCGACAAGGTCTGGATCGTCGACGAGCAGACGTCGAGCGTCTCGACACGCGACATCACGATCGCGTCCAAGGGCGCCGCCAGCTTTACCATCACCGAAGGGCTCGAGGCGGGAATGCGCGTCGTCACCGCCGGCGTCCACAGCCTGGTGGAGGGCCAGAAGGTCAGGATTCTGCAAGGAGGAGCCACATGA
- a CDS encoding ABC transporter ATP-binding protein, translating into MTAAALSVDGLVVIFDRFRALKGVSLEVRSGESFGLVGESGSGKSTLLRAIAGLAPVASGSITVNGNKLGVRRDKAFYREVQMVFQDPYGSLHPRQTVDRLLQEPLAIHGFADGEKRIQQALDEVGLGNGFRFRYSHQLSGGQRQRVAIARALILEPSILLLDEPTSALDASVQAEVLNLLEEIRRRRKLTFLMVSHDLAIITHMCERLMVMQSGEAVENLTAAQLVGHRVTKDYTRNLLRASEGFVRTA; encoded by the coding sequence ATGACGGCAGCGGCTCTTTCCGTCGACGGGCTCGTGGTGATCTTCGACCGCTTTCGCGCGCTGAAGGGGGTCAGCCTCGAAGTGCGGTCCGGCGAATCCTTCGGCCTGGTTGGCGAATCCGGCTCCGGCAAATCGACGCTGCTGCGAGCCATCGCCGGCCTCGCGCCAGTCGCTTCGGGCAGCATCACCGTCAACGGCAACAAACTCGGCGTACGCCGCGACAAGGCCTTTTATCGCGAAGTGCAGATGGTCTTCCAGGACCCGTACGGGTCGCTGCATCCGCGCCAGACCGTCGACCGCCTGCTGCAGGAGCCGCTCGCCATCCACGGCTTTGCCGACGGCGAAAAGCGCATCCAGCAGGCGCTGGACGAGGTCGGCCTGGGCAACGGCTTCCGCTTCCGCTATTCGCACCAATTGTCGGGCGGCCAGCGCCAGCGCGTGGCGATCGCGCGCGCCCTGATCCTTGAGCCGTCGATCCTGCTGCTCGACGAGCCGACCTCGGCGCTCGACGCTTCGGTGCAGGCGGAAGTACTCAACCTGCTGGAGGAGATCCGGCGGCGGCGCAAGCTGACCTTCCTGATGGTCAGCCACGACCTCGCCATCATCACCCATATGTGCGAGCGGCTGATGGTCATGCAGAGCGGCGAGGCGGTGGAGAATCTTACGGCGGCGCAACTGGTCGGCCACCGCGTGACCAAGGATTACACGCGCAATCTGCTCAGGGCGAGTGAGGGGTTCGTGAGAACCGCTTGA
- a CDS encoding ABC transporter ATP-binding protein — MSTLLDVDDLRVSFPTRTGLIEAVRGVSFSLGRERLGIVGESGSGKSQTGRAIMGLTPPQAQVTAKKLAFDGIDLLAASPRERRAMRGKRIAMILQDPKYSLDPVMSIGRQIVETLRTHEKVGKAEARDRALAMLEAVQIRDPARVFDLHPHEVSGGMGQRAMIAMMLIAGPEMMIADEPTSALDVTVQLDVLGILDRLVSERGMGLIFISHDLRLVSSFCDRVIVMYAGKVVEQLKASELRDAQHPYTRGLLNCMPRIGFERHPLPVLDRKPEWAA, encoded by the coding sequence ATGAGCACGCTTCTCGACGTCGATGACCTGCGCGTCAGCTTCCCGACGCGCACCGGCCTGATCGAGGCGGTGCGCGGCGTCTCCTTCTCGCTTGGCCGCGAACGGCTCGGCATCGTCGGCGAGAGCGGCTCCGGCAAATCGCAGACTGGCCGCGCCATCATGGGCCTGACTCCGCCGCAGGCGCAGGTCACCGCCAAGAAGCTCGCCTTCGACGGCATCGACCTGCTGGCGGCATCGCCGCGCGAGCGCCGGGCAATGCGCGGAAAACGCATCGCCATGATCCTGCAGGACCCGAAATACTCGCTCGATCCGGTGATGAGCATCGGCCGCCAGATCGTCGAAACGCTGCGCACGCATGAAAAGGTCGGCAAGGCGGAAGCCCGTGACCGCGCGCTCGCCATGCTGGAGGCGGTGCAGATCCGCGATCCGGCCCGCGTCTTCGACCTGCATCCGCACGAGGTCTCCGGCGGCATGGGCCAGCGCGCCATGATCGCCATGATGCTGATCGCCGGGCCGGAGATGATGATCGCCGACGAGCCGACTTCGGCGCTCGACGTCACCGTGCAGCTCGACGTGCTCGGCATACTCGACCGGCTGGTCAGCGAGCGCGGCATGGGGCTGATCTTCATCTCGCACGATCTGCGCCTGGTCTCGTCTTTCTGCGACCGCGTGATCGTCATGTATGCCGGCAAGGTGGTCGAGCAGTTGAAGGCGTCGGAGCTTCGCGACGCCCAGCATCCCTATACGCGCGGCCTGCTCAACTGCATGCCCAGGATCGGCTTCGAACGCCACCCGCTGCCGGTGCTCGACCGCAAGCCGGAGTGGGCGGCATGA
- the nikC gene encoding nickel transporter permease, which translates to MSAEVIQSRRDWLLSERPASRMQARLGRAYVAWRRFSANRLAFLGLLIIIALLVVAAFADVLAPYSPTFGDLKGSRLLAPSAAHWFGTDDLGRDILSRIIFGSRWTLYVVILVAVIAAPIGLLVGTVAGYAGGWTDAILMRITDIFLAFPKLILALAFVAALGPGIENAVLAIAITSWPPYARIARAETLTVRNSDYIKAVQLMGASPFRIVLRHIMPLCISSLIIRVTLDMAGIILTAAGLGFLGLGAQPPLPEWGAMIASGRRFVLDQWWVAGAPGVAILIVSLGFNLLGDGLRDALDPRSGDQ; encoded by the coding sequence ATGAGCGCAGAAGTGATCCAAAGCCGTCGCGACTGGCTGCTCAGCGAGCGGCCGGCCTCGCGCATGCAGGCCAGGCTCGGCCGCGCCTATGTGGCGTGGCGGCGCTTTTCCGCCAACCGGCTGGCGTTTCTCGGCCTGCTCATCATCATCGCCTTGCTGGTGGTTGCAGCTTTTGCCGATGTGCTGGCGCCCTATTCGCCGACGTTCGGCGACCTGAAGGGCTCACGGCTGCTGGCGCCAAGTGCTGCGCACTGGTTCGGCACCGACGACCTCGGCCGCGACATCCTTTCGCGCATCATCTTCGGCTCGCGCTGGACGCTCTATGTCGTGATCCTCGTCGCCGTGATCGCCGCCCCGATCGGTCTGCTGGTCGGCACGGTGGCCGGCTATGCCGGCGGCTGGACGGATGCGATCCTGATGCGCATCACCGACATCTTCCTTGCCTTCCCGAAGCTGATCCTGGCACTGGCTTTCGTTGCCGCCCTCGGTCCCGGCATCGAGAACGCCGTGCTCGCCATCGCCATCACCTCGTGGCCGCCCTATGCCCGCATTGCGCGCGCCGAAACGCTGACCGTGCGCAATTCGGATTACATCAAGGCGGTGCAATTGATGGGCGCCTCGCCGTTCCGCATCGTGCTGCGCCACATCATGCCGCTCTGCATCTCGTCGCTGATCATCAGGGTGACGCTCGACATGGCCGGCATCATCCTGACCGCCGCCGGTCTCGGCTTCCTCGGCCTCGGCGCCCAGCCGCCGCTGCCGGAATGGGGCGCGATGATCGCCTCGGGCCGCCGCTTCGTGCTCGACCAATGGTGGGTGGCCGGCGCGCCGGGTGTCGCCATCCTCATCGTCAGCCTTGGTTTCAACCTGCTTGGCGACGGCCTGCGCGACGCGCTCGATCCCCGGAGCGGCGACCAATGA
- a CDS encoding ABC transporter permease yields the protein MSAVDNEVAARRGGARAAAVASSIGRFLVIAITTYLGLLAVTFFIGRVIPIDPVLAVLGDRAPTNVVERTRREMGLDLPLIEQFYIYVKNALNGDFGTSVLTTNPVMTDIRRAFPATIELATLGTLIGALLGVPLGVLAAVRRGSIIDQIVRLIGLIGYSVPIFWLGLLALVLFYAKLQWVAFPGRLDVVYEYTFTPITGFYLLDAVLQGQWDVFRDAFRHIILPASLLGYFSLAYISRMTRSFMLNELAQEYIVAARAKGLSETRIIWGHALRNAAVPMVTVIALSYAGLLEGSVLTETVFSWPGIGLYITNSLQNADMNAVLGGTIAIGSVFIGINLLSDLLYRVLDPRTKIG from the coding sequence GTGAGCGCGGTTGACAACGAAGTGGCGGCGAGGCGCGGAGGCGCCCGCGCCGCTGCTGTCGCATCATCGATCGGCCGCTTCCTGGTCATCGCGATAACGACCTATCTCGGTCTTCTCGCGGTGACCTTCTTCATCGGCCGTGTTATCCCCATCGACCCGGTGCTGGCGGTGCTCGGCGACCGGGCGCCGACCAATGTCGTCGAGCGCACGCGCCGCGAGATGGGTCTCGACCTGCCGCTGATCGAACAGTTCTATATCTATGTGAAAAATGCTCTGAACGGCGATTTCGGCACCTCGGTGCTGACCACCAACCCAGTGATGACCGACATTCGCCGCGCCTTTCCGGCGACGATCGAACTGGCGACGCTGGGAACGCTGATCGGTGCGCTGCTCGGCGTGCCGCTCGGCGTGCTGGCCGCGGTCCGGCGCGGCAGCATCATCGACCAGATCGTGCGCCTCATCGGCCTGATCGGCTACTCAGTGCCGATCTTCTGGCTTGGGCTGCTGGCGCTGGTGCTGTTTTACGCCAAGCTGCAATGGGTGGCTTTTCCCGGCCGCCTCGATGTCGTCTACGAATACACCTTCACGCCGATCACCGGCTTCTACCTTCTGGATGCGGTGTTGCAGGGCCAGTGGGACGTGTTCCGCGATGCCTTTCGCCACATCATCCTGCCGGCATCGCTGCTCGGCTATTTCTCGCTCGCCTATATCAGCCGCATGACGCGCTCGTTCATGCTCAACGAACTCGCCCAAGAATACATTGTCGCTGCGCGCGCCAAGGGCTTGTCGGAAACCCGTATCATCTGGGGTCACGCGTTGCGCAACGCCGCTGTGCCGATGGTCACCGTGATCGCGCTTTCCTATGCCGGCCTGCTCGAAGGCTCGGTGCTGACCGAGACCGTGTTTTCGTGGCCGGGTATCGGCCTCTACATCACCAACTCCCTGCAGAACGCTGACATGAATGCCGTGCTCGGCGGCACCATCGCCATCGGCTCGGTCTTTATCGGCATCAATCTTTTGTCCGACCTGCTTTACCGCGTGCTCGATCCGAGGACGAAAATCGGATGA
- a CDS encoding ABC transporter substrate-binding protein produces the protein MMMEKFALRSRTLLAGAAMSALLLAVAPAFAVTPADTLVEGFAIDDIISMDPGEAFELSTAEVTGNTYDLLVRLDLSDTSKVKGDLAESWSVSDDGLVYTFKLKPGLKFASGNPITAADVAYSFERAVKLDKSPAFIISQFGISGDNVADKAKAVDDTTFQFTVDKAYAPSFVLNCLSATVASVVDAKLVKEHVAAVTPSADYKWDNDFGNAWLKTGYAGSGAYKLREWRANEVVVLERNDNYFGEKAKLARVIYRNMKESSGQRLALEAGDIDVARNLEPNDLDAIAKNADLTTTSAPKGTVYYISLNQKNPNLAKPEVRQAFKYLVDYDALSSTILKGIGEIHQTFLPKGVLGELDENPFKLDVAKAKELLAKAGLADGFSVTMDVRSIQPVTGMAESIQQTLGQAGIKLEIIPGDGKQTLTKYRARNHDIYIGQWGQDYFDPNSNAQTFASNPDNSDEGKSKTLAWRNAWDIPDLTKETEAALLEKDSAKRAAMYQDLEKKILDTSPFVVIHQQLEVAGLRKNLKGFALGPSFDSNFVGPVSKE, from the coding sequence ATGATGATGGAAAAATTTGCTCTTCGCTCCCGCACCTTGCTCGCCGGCGCGGCCATGTCCGCGCTGCTTCTGGCCGTCGCGCCTGCCTTTGCCGTGACGCCTGCCGACACGCTGGTCGAAGGTTTTGCGATCGATGACATCATCTCCATGGATCCGGGCGAGGCGTTCGAGCTGTCGACGGCGGAAGTCACCGGCAACACTTATGACCTTCTCGTTCGCCTCGATCTCAGCGACACGTCCAAGGTCAAGGGCGACCTTGCCGAAAGCTGGAGCGTGTCCGACGATGGCTTGGTCTACACTTTCAAGCTCAAGCCCGGCCTGAAATTCGCCTCCGGCAATCCGATCACTGCGGCGGACGTCGCCTACTCGTTCGAGCGCGCCGTCAAGCTCGACAAGAGCCCGGCCTTCATCATCAGTCAGTTCGGCATCAGCGGCGACAACGTCGCCGACAAGGCCAAGGCCGTGGACGACACGACCTTTCAGTTCACCGTCGACAAGGCCTATGCGCCGAGCTTCGTGCTGAATTGTCTGTCGGCAACGGTCGCTTCGGTCGTCGACGCCAAGCTGGTCAAGGAACATGTCGCCGCGGTGACGCCGAGCGCCGACTACAAATGGGACAATGACTTCGGCAATGCCTGGCTGAAAACCGGCTATGCCGGCTCCGGCGCCTACAAGCTGCGCGAATGGCGCGCCAACGAGGTTGTCGTCCTGGAGCGCAACGACAACTATTTTGGCGAAAAGGCCAAGCTTGCCCGCGTCATCTATCGCAACATGAAGGAAAGCTCGGGCCAGCGCCTGGCACTCGAGGCCGGCGACATTGACGTTGCCCGCAATCTCGAGCCGAACGACCTCGACGCCATCGCCAAGAACGCCGACCTCACCACCACCAGCGCGCCGAAGGGTACGGTCTATTACATCAGCCTCAACCAGAAGAATCCGAATCTCGCCAAGCCCGAGGTTCGCCAGGCCTTCAAATATCTCGTCGACTATGATGCGCTGAGCTCGACCATCCTCAAGGGCATCGGCGAGATCCACCAGACCTTCCTGCCGAAAGGCGTGCTCGGCGAGTTGGACGAGAATCCGTTCAAGCTCGACGTTGCCAAGGCCAAGGAACTGCTCGCCAAGGCCGGTCTGGCCGACGGCTTCAGCGTGACCATGGACGTACGCAGCATCCAGCCGGTGACCGGCATGGCCGAATCGATCCAGCAGACGCTGGGACAAGCGGGCATCAAGCTGGAGATCATCCCCGGCGACGGCAAGCAGACGCTGACCAAATACCGCGCCCGCAACCACGATATCTATATCGGCCAGTGGGGCCAGGATTACTTCGATCCCAACTCCAACGCCCAGACCTTTGCCTCGAACCCGGACAATTCGGACGAAGGCAAGAGCAAGACCCTGGCCTGGCGCAATGCCTGGGACATTCCGGACCTGACGAAGGAGACGGAAGCGGCCCTGCTCGAGAAGGATTCGGCCAAGCGCGCCGCAATGTACCAGGATCTCGAGAAGAAGATCCTCGACACCAGCCCCTTCGTCGTCATCCACCAGCAACTGGAAGTGGCTGGCCTGCGCAAGAACCTCAAGGGCTTCGCGCTCGGCCCGAGCTTCGACAGCAACTTCGTCGGCCCGGTCTCCAAGGAGTGA
- a CDS encoding lytic murein transglycosylase encodes MKPASWKSAFVFFCLAFAAVIFAAPASAAKIDDQFRAWLQSDLWPEAKARGISQKTFDAAFDGVNPNLKLPDLVMPGKKATTPQKQHQAEFGSPGAYFAEKTVRAVSAGGRTREAANARTLAAIEKRYGVPGEVLLAIWGRETGFGAARMPYDAFQVLGTKAFMSTKKDFFRTELLAALKIVERGLAPVGAMKSSWAGALGQPQFMPTSFLKHAADFDGDGRADIWNSTPDTLASIANYLVHYGWVKGRGWGFEVTVPESVSCSLEGPDQGKKISEWAAMGVKRVGAKPFPASELKAEGFLLMPAGRSGPAFIATPNFYVLKEYNTSDLYALFIGHGADRIAHGDSNFVGSWGAVGGLHRSDIAALQRALEVEGYDVGSADGLPGFKTRRSIGKWQVKNGRAATCFPDADLVAAVK; translated from the coding sequence ATGAAGCCTGCTTCTTGGAAATCGGCCTTTGTTTTTTTCTGTCTCGCTTTTGCGGCGGTGATCTTTGCGGCTCCCGCCTCCGCTGCAAAAATCGACGACCAGTTCCGCGCCTGGCTGCAGAGCGACCTCTGGCCGGAAGCCAAGGCCAGGGGCATCTCCCAAAAGACCTTCGATGCTGCCTTCGACGGCGTGAATCCGAACCTCAAGCTGCCGGACCTGGTGATGCCGGGCAAGAAGGCGACCACGCCGCAGAAGCAGCATCAGGCGGAATTCGGTTCGCCCGGCGCCTATTTCGCTGAAAAGACGGTGCGCGCCGTCAGCGCTGGCGGCCGGACGCGCGAGGCGGCAAACGCCAGGACGCTGGCCGCGATCGAGAAGCGCTATGGCGTGCCGGGCGAGGTGCTGCTGGCGATCTGGGGCCGCGAGACCGGCTTTGGCGCGGCAAGAATGCCCTACGACGCCTTCCAGGTGCTGGGCACCAAGGCGTTCATGTCGACGAAAAAGGACTTCTTTCGCACCGAATTGCTGGCGGCGCTCAAGATCGTCGAGCGCGGGCTGGCCCCGGTCGGCGCGATGAAATCATCCTGGGCAGGCGCGCTCGGCCAGCCGCAATTCATGCCGACGTCGTTTCTGAAACATGCCGCAGATTTCGACGGCGACGGCCGGGCCGACATCTGGAATTCGACCCCGGATACGCTGGCCTCGATCGCCAACTATCTCGTCCACTATGGCTGGGTGAAAGGTCGCGGCTGGGGTTTCGAGGTGACGGTTCCGGAGAGCGTCTCCTGCTCGCTCGAGGGCCCCGATCAGGGCAAAAAGATCTCCGAATGGGCGGCGATGGGCGTCAAGCGCGTCGGCGCGAAACCGTTCCCGGCAAGCGAATTGAAGGCCGAAGGTTTCCTGCTGATGCCGGCCGGACGCAGCGGTCCAGCCTTCATCGCCACGCCTAATTTCTACGTGCTGAAGGAATACAATACTTCCGATCTCTACGCCTTGTTCATCGGCCATGGTGCTGACCGCATCGCTCACGGCGACAGCAATTTTGTCGGCAGCTGGGGTGCGGTCGGCGGACTCCACCGGTCCGATATCGCCGCTTTGCAGCGGGCGCTGGAGGTCGAGGGCTACGATGTCGGCAGCGCCGACGGCTTGCCCGGTTTCAAGACGCGCCGCTCGATCGGCAAGTGGCAGGTCAAGAATGGCCGCGCCGCCACATGTTTTCCCGATGCCGATCTGGTCGCGGCGGTGAAGTAA
- the recR gene encoding recombination mediator RecR — protein MSKRIAGPEIERLIQLLAKVPGLGPRSARRAALHLIKKKEQLLSPLAAAMSEAVEKVRICSTCGNVDTSDPCMICTDPRRDAATLIVVEDVSDLWALERAAAMNVRYHVLGGTLSPLDGIGPEQLNIRSLVDRVAGGEVKEVILAVNATVEGQTTAHYLTDQLSGFEIKVTRLAHGVPVGGELDYLDEGTLAAALRSRTAF, from the coding sequence ATGTCCAAGCGAATCGCCGGTCCCGAGATCGAACGCCTGATCCAGCTCCTGGCCAAGGTGCCGGGCCTCGGGCCCCGCTCGGCCCGGCGCGCCGCCTTGCATCTCATCAAGAAGAAGGAGCAGTTGCTGTCGCCGCTGGCCGCCGCCATGAGCGAGGCGGTCGAAAAGGTGCGCATCTGCTCGACCTGCGGCAATGTCGATACATCGGACCCTTGCATGATCTGCACCGACCCGCGCCGTGATGCCGCCACGCTCATCGTCGTCGAGGATGTCTCCGACCTGTGGGCGCTGGAGCGGGCGGCCGCCATGAACGTGCGCTACCATGTACTCGGCGGCACGCTCTCGCCGCTCGACGGCATCGGTCCCGAACAGCTCAACATCCGCTCGCTGGTCGACCGCGTCGCAGGCGGCGAGGTGAAGGAGGTCATCCTCGCCGTCAACGCCACTGTCGAGGGCCAGACCACGGCGCATTATCTCACCGACCAGCTCTCCGGTTTCGAGATCAAGGTGACACGGCTGGCGCATGGCGTGCCGGTCGGCGGTGAGCTCGACTATCTCGACGAAGGCACGCTGGCCGCCGCACTTCGGTCGCGGACGGCGTTTTGA
- a CDS encoding cell wall hydrolase, with protein MIATRWKTPLLLGIVTSPLFLAGCSQTTHGMSVASVTDAITPSFLSSRHTAKDKECLERAMFFESNRSSRDGMIAVGTVVMNRLRSGQHGSTICQVVSEKGQFAPGVMTRPMNSKAMPDVEEAAEAVLKGERKAKLKDTMFFHTAGLRFPYKNMHYTMVAGGNAFYEKRGRNWKPLPDEPTTMVASATPRSSEPAAPVTLVASAEALPGVKSTAIKTAPVQATYVTAAVAQPAKSTRVTAEKRAPIKTTVVAMQEPMQEPDAARFGGPAQPQVITSFPAEPQQAAMAFESTPENTDAIGAMIAGQTRPLEAY; from the coding sequence TTGATCGCGACGCGATGGAAGACGCCGCTGCTGCTCGGCATCGTCACCTCTCCCCTGTTTCTGGCCGGTTGCAGTCAGACCACGCACGGCATGTCGGTTGCCAGCGTGACCGACGCCATCACGCCAAGCTTCCTGAGTTCCCGTCACACGGCGAAGGACAAGGAGTGCCTGGAGCGGGCGATGTTCTTCGAGTCCAACCGGTCGAGCCGTGACGGCATGATCGCAGTCGGCACCGTGGTCATGAACCGGCTGCGCTCCGGGCAGCACGGCAGCACCATCTGCCAGGTGGTGAGCGAGAAGGGCCAGTTCGCACCCGGCGTGATGACGCGGCCGATGAACTCCAAGGCGATGCCCGATGTCGAGGAAGCCGCCGAGGCGGTGCTCAAGGGCGAGCGCAAGGCCAAGCTGAAGGACACGATGTTCTTCCACACCGCAGGCCTGCGCTTCCCTTACAAGAACATGCACTACACCATGGTGGCCGGCGGTAATGCCTTCTACGAAAAGCGCGGCCGCAACTGGAAGCCGCTGCCGGACGAGCCGACGACCATGGTTGCCTCTGCGACGCCTCGATCATCAGAGCCCGCCGCGCCGGTAACGCTTGTGGCTTCCGCGGAAGCTTTGCCCGGCGTCAAGTCGACGGCCATCAAGACAGCCCCTGTGCAGGCTACCTATGTCACTGCCGCGGTGGCGCAGCCTGCAAAATCCACCCGCGTCACAGCTGAGAAGCGGGCACCCATCAAGACGACAGTGGTGGCGATGCAGGAGCCCATGCAGGAGCCGGATGCCGCCCGTTTCGGTGGACCCGCGCAGCCGCAGGTCATCACCTCGTTCCCGGCCGAGCCGCAGCAAGCAGCGATGGCATTTGAATCGACGCCGGAGAACACCGACGCCATCGGCGCGATGATCGCCGGCCAGACCCGTCCGCTGGAAGCATACTAG
- a CDS encoding YbaB/EbfC family nucleoid-associated protein translates to MKDLLGLMGKAKEMQAKFQAMQDEIATLEATGVAGGGLVVVTLTGKFEMKSLKIDPSLFKEDEVEILEDLLLAAHNDAKNKVEQIMQEKTKALTAGLPIPPGMKLPF, encoded by the coding sequence ATGAAAGATCTTCTCGGCCTGATGGGCAAGGCGAAGGAAATGCAGGCCAAGTTTCAGGCCATGCAGGACGAGATCGCCACGCTGGAAGCCACCGGCGTGGCCGGTGGTGGTCTGGTCGTCGTGACGCTGACCGGCAAGTTCGAGATGAAATCGCTGAAGATCGACCCGTCCCTATTCAAGGAGGACGAAGTCGAGATTCTGGAAGACCTGCTTCTGGCCGCTCACAATGATGCCAAAAATAAGGTCGAGCAGATCATGCAGGAGAAGACCAAGGCGCTGACGGCAGGCTTGCCGATCCCACCGGGAATGAAACTGCCGTTCTGA